The genomic DNA CTTCTCCGCCTGGGGAATGAGGCTTTCCTCGTAAAGTTTGAGGCGCCGCGCGCCGTCCTGGTAGGCGAAGAGCGCCATCTTCGCTTCCGCGTTCAGCATTTGAGTGCGCTTTTGTTTGTCGTGTTGGGAAGCGGCGTGCATGTGCCGCGCCTCTTCGATCGCCGCCTTGATGCGCTTGCGGTATATGGGAAGGTTGAACTCGAGTGTCACGCCGACCTGGTCTTTCATCTTGATGTTGTCGAACGCGTTCTCGAGCATGACAAGATCGTTCAGGTTCATCGTGCCGCCAATCGACCGTTCGAAGGCTTCCGTGCGGAACGTGCGCACACCGTCGACTGCGCCGACGATACGCTCGACCGGCGTCGCGTTCGGGTCGGGAAGCGAGGGCAGCGCGACACGGGCGGGCATGGACAATTCGCGTGATGCCTCGACCGCGTCGAGAAACGGGCCGGGCCGGGACATATTGCGCACGTCCGTCATGTCCATATACTCGATGCCGAGTTTGGCGTCGGGGAACCGCTTCTTCCTGGCGAGTTCGATTTCGATTTCGCTGCTCTCAATCTTCAGGTCGGCTTCGTTCAGCGTCGGGTTCGCGACGCGCATGCGCGCCAGAATGATCGGCGCGGGCGGCGGAGGCGCCGGCAGGTCCGCCGCCTGCGGCCACGGAAGGTCTTCGCCGGGCTCGCGACCGATCATGGCGCACAGGCGCGCAGATAGGGCCGGGCGGTACTGGTTGTACTCGTCGTAGCGGTCTTGCAGTTTGGTTTGTTCGATCTGAACGCGCAGCAAATCCTCCTGCGGACTGATGCCCAGCGAATACCGCGAGCGCACGATGTCCTCGGTGAATTTCAATACCTCGACCTGCGCCTCGACGACGCGAACGCTTTCGGCGAGGTACGCGTAGTCGAAGTACGCCTTCTTCACCTCGCCGAACACCATGTTACGCGCGGTACAAAACCGTGCGAGCGCGGCGTCCGCTTCGACGGCGGCCTTCTCGCCGCGCTTGCGCAGCGTGCCGAACCACGGAAACATCTGCGACAGCATGGCGGAGTAGCGGCCCCATCCCGCGGGCGCTTGCAGAATGTAGGTGAACCCAAACATCGGATCGTCGAGCGACTTTGCTTGCGGGATACGCTCGAGCGCAGCCAGCCACTCTTCGTGGAGCGCGCGCAACTCCGGATGGTTCTCGCCCGCTTCGAGCAAGTACGCGCGAAGTTCCTCGTTGGGCGCGTAGAATTGCGCGGCCTCCGGCTCGGCGGCCGCGAGAATCAGGAACAGGCTAACGGCGATCACGACTGGTCGTGCTCCTCTTGTGGCGCGCTTATCGCATCGTCCGCCGCGTGCGCGTATCGGCCGATCGGCCAGCGGAATCTCGCGGCCCGGGCCAAATAGTACGCGGCGGACACATTTGGCGCTGTAAGCGGCGCGATACGCGTTCCTCCCCACGACGATACCGCTCTCGGAATCATGATATCGGAATTGCGGCTGAAAGGCGCTAACGCCGGCGTCGCGAGCGTCGTGCCGTCGCCGGCGCACCCGTCCGCGGTGGGACCGTAACGAACTACTGGTGGTACGTAACGCATGACATTCGACCTCTGCGTTGCTGGAACTGCGGCGCATGCAGTTCGGCCCTAAGGCAATTCGATTGAATCAAGAAGCGCACGGCGGTACGCGCGGCGCACGCCTCGTCGCGCTTAGCAGCGCAGGGCGCAGGTCTGTGGTGCGACAGGGGGGCTGGGGTACGCGCCCGCACCGGCAATGATCGGCGAGTGCACAGCGACTGAATTGCTGTGCGCAGCGAAACACGCCGGACCGTACTGCGCGGGGATTTGTTTGGACTTCGGCTCGTACGTTCGGTCATTGAGGTCACGCAACATCAACGCGATCTCGGGGTGGGCTCCGGTACACGCGCAGCCGCTTTCGCAGTTTGATGCGCTTTCCTGACCCGGTGCTTCGGCCGGCCCGCAGCAGCATGCCGCGTCCGACTTTTCGCAGCAGCTACCATCGCCGTAACAACACGAGGCGTTGGCGTCTTGCCCGGATCGCGCTGCGCACGCACACGCAGGCATGAGGACCGCGCCGAATGCCATCGCCGTCGCAACGGCGAATGCAAACCATTTCTGCAATCTGCACTTGCGCATAGTAAGGGGCAGAATATACGAAGTTTCCGCGTTAGTAAAGGCGGACCGTCAGAAGCGGGTCCGTCGCGCGCGCAATCGAATCCACGCCCCGGCAAACGCGACAACACCGGCGAGCAGCGCAAGCGCGATGACCGATGCCGCAGGCAAGACTGCTTCCGAGGGAACAAACACGTCCACATAATTGGTCGCGCCGTGACCTTGCACGATGCCTCCCGCCGGCGCGAGGATGCCGCCCGTAATGGGCACGGCGGCGAGACCGTGCCGTGGCACTGCCATTGCTGTGTTGTTTTCCCACGTATCGGTCTTAACGTCGTAGACTTCGTTCACGCTGTGGAGAACCGGGGTTTCGCCTCCCGCGACGAATATGCGGCGGCCGTCGTACGATCCCGCGAACATGGCCGCGCGCGCAGTAGGCATGCTCGCCTGTACGCGCCATCGATCGTTGCGGGGGTTGTAGCGTTCGTTCGCCGTGGTGGGCACGCCCGACGCGCGGCCGCCGATGACGTAGATGTGCGTGTTCAGCGCGACCGCGGTGAGATGTTCCCGCGGCGTGGGCATATCGGCGAGTTGTTCCCACTCGCCGGTTAACGGATCGAAGCGGTACGCCGACGCGAGCGCGACGCGGGCGGTGCTGATCCCGCCGAATACGTATATCTTGTCCTCGAAACCCACTGCCCAACACGATGCGAGCGGAAGAGGGAGCGGCGTTGATTCGCGCCACATGTCCGGCCCGGGCGAGTACACGTAAACGGTATCGGTTGGCTCGCGAGCGGCATTGAAGCCGCCGACGCAGTATACCTCGCTGCGCGCAGCCGCACAGCCCGTGTGATCGCGGCCTTCCGGCAAGGGCGCGACGAAGTCCCATTGGTCGAGCGTCGTATCGTAGCGCTCGACCGTCGAGGTATTTACCGACGGCGGGCCGGAGATAATCCCGCCCACGACGTACACATTGGTCCCGACACGCGCCGCGCCGATCTCTTGCCGCGCCAGATTCATCGGCGCGACGGGCACCCAGGCGCCGGGGTCCACGCTTTTCGCGCCATCGGCACTGGCCGCAACGGCCCAGATCAGGTGCGCCAACATGAATCTGTTCACGAAAGCCTCGCCGAGTTCCGCGGCCACGTTTGTAAGTCTTCTGCGCAAGTGTACACGATGCCAATATGGCGTCCGGCCACCGGGCATAACATTCACCCGGCGTTGGTTATGCCTCGGTAACGCCCGATTTCATTGGCCTACCTTTTCGTATTAGGATTACGCTTTCTATCCTGAAGGGAGGCTGCGATGATACCCATGTTGCTCGCATTGTTTGGCACGGCGCTGCAAACACCGAATGTGATTTGGGCCGACGCGTTCGAGGCGCGCGAGAGCGGGATTCTCCTCGGCGCGGCGCAGACGTACCAGGTGTGGGCGTGGGCCGAGCTGAAAGACGCCTCGGAGATCACGCTGGGCACCGTGACGCTTTCGCTCGCCGCCGACCCTGCGCAGAGCGGCTACCAATGGAAACGCGCCGGGACCGCAACTCTCCCGCAGGGGAAGATCGGCGTGGCACTTTCGAGCAATGTCGCCGCCATTGCGCTCACAACGCTCGATGCATTCGACCCTGCAAAAGCCGCCGCGGACATGCGTGTGAACGATCAGCCCAACGCCATCGGAGATGGGCGCGCATCCATCGATCGCGATACAAACACGCTCTACACGATGACCGATTTCAGGTCGAAGGAGGATTGGGAGCGGTTTGCCGCGCCGTTGCGCGAAAAGTTCTTGATTTCCTGCGGTCTCATACCGCTGCCGGATCGCACGCCATTGAACGCGAAGATCGAAGACGTCGCAAAGCATCCGGATTATATCGTCGAGAAAGTCTCGTTCGAGGCCTATCCCGGTTTCCTCGTCACGGGTAACTTGTATCGGCCCGTGGGTAACGGCCCGTACCCCGGCGTGATTTGTCCGCACGGACATTGGGCAACCGGCCGCTTCGAGAATACGGAGACGTGCTCGGTGTCCGCACGTTGCATCACGTTTGCGCGCATGGGCATGGCCGCGTTCAGCTACGACATGGTCGGCTACAACGACAGCCACCAGTTCCCGAAGGGGTGGGGGCATTCCGGCGGCAATGTGAGCGAAGAAACGCGGCGGCTCGAGGGGCTTTGGGGCATTCATCCCTTCGCGATGCAATTGTGGTCCGCCGTGCGCGCACTCGATTTCATGGAATCGCTGCCGTACGTGAACAAAGAAAAGCTCGCGTGCACCGGCGCGTCCGGCGGCGGCACGCAGACGTTTGCGTTGTGTGCTATTGACGATCGCGTGAAGGTCTCCGCGCCCGTCAATATGATCTCGCATTCGATGCAGGGCGGTTGCCCCTGCGAGAACGCGCCCATCATCCGGTTCAACGCGTCAAACATGGAGGTCGGCAGCCTCATGGCGCCGCGACCGATGATGATGATCGCCGCGACCGGCGATTGGACGCGCGATACGCCAACGGTCGAGTTTCCTGCGATCAAGAGTGTCTACGCGCTCTATGGCGCGGCGGACAACGTCGAAAGTATTCAGATCGACGCGGGCCACAATTACAACAAGGACAGCCGCGAAGGAGTCTATCGTTTCTTCGGAAAGCACCTCCTCGGCGGCGACAACTGGGGGAACTTCACCGAACCTCCGTTTGAAATGGAGGCGGTCGACACGCTGAAGGTTTTCCCCGGCGAGGCTGCGCCGGAGGGATATCCGGCCTACGAGCAGATCGTCGCGCGGATCAAGGATTCGCGGCGCGCAAAGTGGGCCGCAACGCTTCCAAAGGACGCCGCAGGACTCGAAACGTTCCGGCGCGTTGCGCAACCCGCGCTCGTGAATGCGATGGGGCTGACATTGCCGAACGTGGGCGAACTGAATGTGCGCCCGGTCGGCAAGGAAGAGCGCGGCGACTACACGCTCGTCCGCCTCCGTATCGGCGCGAATGCGCGCAAGGAGGCGCTGCCGGTTCTGCTGTATGTGCCCGCAAGCAAGGCCATGAAGGGCACCGTCGTGATCGCGCATGGCGCGGGCAAGGCCGCACTGGCCGATCTCGAAAACGGAGGTCCGGGCCCGCTCGTGAAGGCGTTGCTCGCCGATGGCCGCGCCGTGCTTGCGTTCGATGCGTTCCTCACCGGCGAACATCACGCGCCGGGCAAGCGCACCGACCGGCTCAAGAAGAGTTTTCCCGATACGTTCCTTCCCACCGACACGGCCTACTGCGTGCAGGACACGCTAACTGCGATTGCGTATGCGCGCGGCGGCGAGTATGCGCGTGGTCCTGTCGATCTGATCGGCATTGGCAACGGCGGTTTGTGGTGCGCGTTCGCGGCGGCCGTGGACAGCGAGGTGCGCGCAATTGTTGTGGATGCAAACCGCTTTGCTGCGGACGACGACGCGGCGTGGGCCGCGGGCCCGTACATTCCGAGCATTCGATCGCTTGGCGATATCGCGACGGCCTTGACGTTGGCGGCGCCGCGCGCGCTGGCGGTGTTCAACGCAACGGAGGCATGGCTCGCCGCGGCGCAGCCGTACGCAACGATCACCGGCAAGGCCGCGGATGCCGTGGTGGTCTCCGGCGAAACGACGCCGGAGTCCATCGTGGCCGCACTTCAATAAGAGTTCGTGGTGCCAGGAGGCAATTCGGATATTCGCGACGCGCTATTGCACGTGGCAGACCTGCACTTCTGGCACGTCACTGCCAATCCGCTGCGCCTGCTCAACAAGCGCGCACTCGGTAATCTTAATGTTTGGTGGCGGCGGCGCCATCAGTTTGTCATGGGTAACGCGCTGCCGTTCGTCGACGCGCTCGATGCAGCCGGCCCGCGCACGCTCCTGCTCACCGGCGATTCCGCGTCTACGTCGCTCGACGAAGAATTCGTGCGCGCGCGCCACTTCGTCAATGCGTTGCGCGATCGGGGATTCGCGATCCATCTCTTACCCGGCAACCACGACGTGTACACCTTCGAGTCGGTGCGCAAGCGCCGCTTCGAGAAATACTTTTCAGAGTGGCTTCCGGGAGAAAGCTTTCCCGCGCGCGTCACGCTGCCCGGCGGGACCCCGCTCGTGCTTGTGCCCACCGTCTGCCCAAACCTCGTCTCGTCGCGCGGGCGCATCGGCGACCGCGAAGTCGCCCAAGTGAAAGCGCTTCTGGCTGATGCCCCGGAACCAATCGTGGTCGCGGGCCACTATCCGGTACTCGATAAGACACCGACGTACGAAACGAACCCCGACCGTCGCCTCCGCAACGCCGATGCCCTGCGCCGCGCCCTCGGCGAATCCGGCAAACGCATCCTGTATATCGCCGGCCATGTCCATCGGTTCAGCTACGTCGTTGACGCCGTCTACCCCACGCTCACCCACCTCACCACCGGCACCTTCTTCGGCCGCAACCCCCGCGAAAACATCGACGGCGAGTTTTCGGAGCTTCATGTGTCTGAAAGCAGTTTCGCACTCTTCCGCCATACCCACGCCCAGACCTGGCATCGCCGCGAGATCAATTGCGGCTAACGGTGTCTTCACGTCGTTTTTCCTCTTGCTTCCTGACGACCAAACCTTCTCGCCTATCAACTTCTTCCATCCATGCGTCCGCACCGCAAAATGTGGTAGCATAGCCGCATGCCGGAATCGCGAGCGGCCCGCAAAGCGCGTCTTATCTTGCACATGGACAAGGACCGGGTAGGTCTGTTTTCAGGCGCGTTTTTCGGATTGATCGTTCTAGCGGCGTGTGTGTTTTGGTCGTACGCGGACATTTACGAAATCGTGTTCCGGGTCGGACTGACGTTTGCCGTCGCCTATCTGGCGGCATTCTTCTTGGTCTACGTGTTTCAACAGGTTGCGGGGCCGGAGCTGACGCCGAAACGCTCCATCCGTCCGCTTGGTCCAATGGGGTTGGACGAAACCCCCGGACCGGAACAGCCTCCAGGAGAGCATCAGGAATGATTCGCACTGTGGTTTTCGCGCTGCTGGCCGGCGCGTGGATAGCGTTGGCACAGGCGCCCGATTTGTCGAAGATGGACATCGTCCTCAAGTCCGTGCCGGACGGTCCGGTCGCTGTCGTAAATGGAAGCCCCATTCCGGCGGAGATGTTCAAGGACGTGTACATGCGAGACGTGTTGGGCTGGGCGCAGCTCAACGGCCGCAACGTCCCCGACGACGAGCGCTTGGGTATCGCGATTAACTCCCTGCGCATGCTCGTCGAGCGGGAAGTCCTGTATCAGGAAGCGGTGCGCCGGAAATTGACCGTAACGGATGCGGAATTACAGGCCCTATGGGCCGAGCAACTCGAAGACTTGAAAAAGCGGGTCACCAAGGAGGGAGACCCGCCGCTGAGCGAGGCGCAAATTCTCGAGAAGGCGCATACAACCCGTGAAGAAGCGCTTACCGAACTCCGGCAGGCCATGATGGTGGATAAAGTTCGTGACGCCATCATCGAGGAGAAGGGTATCACCGTCTCCGATCAGGAAGTGACGGAGTGGTTTGAGAAGAACAAGAACCTGACGCGGCGGCCGGACATGCTCCGTATCCAGCAGATTTATTTTAGGCCTGACACGTCCCGCTCGGACAAACAACAGTCGGTCGCGAAACAGAAGGCCACGGAGGCCTACAACAAGATCAAGTCGGGCCAAAGCTTCGAGGGCGTTGCCCGCCAAATGTCCGAAGGGCAGTACAAGGACAAAGGCGGCGAGTGGCCTGTCCTTCCCGCCGACCAGTTCCCGCCCTTTGTTCAGGCCGCTGTCGCCAAGATGAAGGCCGGCGACATCAGCGAGCCAATCGAAAGTAAGGACGGCTGGCATATCCTCAAACTGGTCGAGGCTATCCCCGGCGAAGAAGGGACCCTCGATAAGGCCCGCGACAGAATCCATCAGATGCTGCTCGCCCAAAAGGGCGCGCGCGCTATCAACGATTTTTGCAGCATCGTCACCGGCGACCCAGCCAAGGTGCAGGTCTACCTCGACCTCGAAACCCAGCTCAGACTCCGGCCTGACCTGGTGCAGCGCCTCGGGAACGAAACCCAGGCGTCCGCCACGCCCCCCTCTGAGAATCGCCGCAACCGCGAGAATTAAGTCGGGCTGATCGCTTTTTTCGCGAACGAGATCCTACATGATCGCGAATTCATTTTCGGTACGAACGGTCGTACTGTCCACCAATGCATTGCCGCCAATCAACTTGCGGACTCGAACGAGCGTTCGCAGCAGGCTCCCCAGCAGTGCGCAGCTAAGCGTTTCATCCTGTCGCGGGCGCGAGCAGAGTGTTGTGTTCAGCACCACCCGGTTGCTGTTCGGCTGCGGCACAGTATCAAGTCGGCGATTCAAAATCGACCACGGACAAATTTGAACGGCAACTCCCGCATCCCGGAAGGGGACGGCGAAGAACGGCGCGGCGCGCCTCTGGTTCGCACATTTCCGAACAGTTTCTGTTCTTCGCAGAATTCGCCCATTCTCACGATGCGTTCAGAGGGTCCATCCGCGTGATCTCGAGTCCAGAACGCCGGCCCACGCGGAGGGATTGCTGGAAATGGCTTGGCATCCCTACTGCTTCGTAATGATGCAGGCTCGCAACTTCAAGCACAACGCGTTTGGCTGAAGTCGCGGAAGTGGTGTTGCAGATTCGGCAGCCACCCGTGGCGCCGCGTCAACCGGGAGGGGGTCACGTAGCTGTTTCACTCGATCCGTGTGCCCGTTCAACTTTGGCGACGCGCAGTTCGAACCGGCTGTACCAAATTCGTTTGCCCGAATCTTGCGCGGCGCGGTGCTCGGCGTTGCGCTTCCACGCGGCGATGGCTTCGAGCGATTCCCAGTATGAGACCGAGATGCCGAAGCCATCCGCGCCGCGTGCACTTTCGATTCCCAGGTAGCCGGGTTGTTGTTTCGCCAGCTCGACCATGCGCGCGGCCATCGCTTCGTAGCCGTTGTCCCCGTCCGTCCGCTGCGACGGAAATATGACGGCGTAGTACGGCGGCTCGGGCAGAATGGCAAACGGAGATTCGCTCATGGTTTGTCCTCCTCCAGCAAATGCGATGGTACAGTTTACATGACGCCATCCTCTTGATGTTTCATCTGCAGGCCGGTATCCTTCCGGCATGTCTCGCAACACGCCGCTGCGCAACCGGGTCAAAGAACTCCGCGAACGATTGAACGTCCGCCAGTCCGAGCTGGCGCGCGAGGCCGGGGTCACGCGCCAGACGATCATTGCGATCGAAAAGGGCCGATTGAACCCTTCTATTCTGATCTCCCTGAAGATCGCGAAGCTGCTGCGTGAGCCGGTGGACTATATTTTTTACTTGCAGCCCGGGTTCGACTATGAGCAGGAGGCCCGCGAAAACGCGAACCGGCCCAAGCGTGGACGCAAGAAGCGGGCGCCTGCTGCGCCGGTCGGCGAGCCGAGCGTGGCAGCGGCCCCGCCGGTTGCAGAACCGGCCCGCGTCGCGCCCTCGGTGGAAAAGACCCAACCCTCACCCGAACCGGCCTTGCCCAAGGAACCTTCGCGCATAGAACCCGCGCCAGCGCCGGCGAAAAAGTCAGCGAGCGCACCCACCGTCGATAAAGACGCTCAAAAGGGCGACGACGCGAAGACCGGTCAGGCGATCTGGGATTTCTTCTAATACAACGCCGCAACAACGGTTGCGCAGTCGGAGTTGATCATCGGCATGGAGCAGTGGCACGCAACAACCGTCATTGGCGTTCGGCGAGACGGCAAGGTCGCCCTCGGC from Candidatus Hydrogenedentota bacterium includes the following:
- a CDS encoding peptidyl-prolyl cis-trans isomerase, encoding MIRTVVFALLAGAWIALAQAPDLSKMDIVLKSVPDGPVAVVNGSPIPAEMFKDVYMRDVLGWAQLNGRNVPDDERLGIAINSLRMLVEREVLYQEAVRRKLTVTDAELQALWAEQLEDLKKRVTKEGDPPLSEAQILEKAHTTREEALTELRQAMMVDKVRDAIIEEKGITVSDQEVTEWFEKNKNLTRRPDMLRIQQIYFRPDTSRSDKQQSVAKQKATEAYNKIKSGQSFEGVARQMSEGQYKDKGGEWPVLPADQFPPFVQAAVAKMKAGDISEPIESKDGWHILKLVEAIPGEEGTLDKARDRIHQMLLAQKGARAINDFCSIVTGDPAKVQVYLDLETQLRLRPDLVQRLGNETQASATPPSENRRNREN
- a CDS encoding metallophosphoesterase, with product MPGGNSDIRDALLHVADLHFWHVTANPLRLLNKRALGNLNVWWRRRHQFVMGNALPFVDALDAAGPRTLLLTGDSASTSLDEEFVRARHFVNALRDRGFAIHLLPGNHDVYTFESVRKRRFEKYFSEWLPGESFPARVTLPGGTPLVLVPTVCPNLVSSRGRIGDREVAQVKALLADAPEPIVVAGHYPVLDKTPTYETNPDRRLRNADALRRALGESGKRILYIAGHVHRFSYVVDAVYPTLTHLTTGTFFGRNPRENIDGEFSELHVSESSFALFRHTHAQTWHRREINCG
- a CDS encoding acetylxylan esterase; the encoded protein is MIPMLLALFGTALQTPNVIWADAFEARESGILLGAAQTYQVWAWAELKDASEITLGTVTLSLAADPAQSGYQWKRAGTATLPQGKIGVALSSNVAAIALTTLDAFDPAKAAADMRVNDQPNAIGDGRASIDRDTNTLYTMTDFRSKEDWERFAAPLREKFLISCGLIPLPDRTPLNAKIEDVAKHPDYIVEKVSFEAYPGFLVTGNLYRPVGNGPYPGVICPHGHWATGRFENTETCSVSARCITFARMGMAAFSYDMVGYNDSHQFPKGWGHSGGNVSEETRRLEGLWGIHPFAMQLWSAVRALDFMESLPYVNKEKLACTGASGGGTQTFALCAIDDRVKVSAPVNMISHSMQGGCPCENAPIIRFNASNMEVGSLMAPRPMMMIAATGDWTRDTPTVEFPAIKSVYALYGAADNVESIQIDAGHNYNKDSREGVYRFFGKHLLGGDNWGNFTEPPFEMEAVDTLKVFPGEAAPEGYPAYEQIVARIKDSRRAKWAATLPKDAAGLETFRRVAQPALVNAMGLTLPNVGELNVRPVGKEERGDYTLVRLRIGANARKEALPVLLYVPASKAMKGTVVIAHGAGKAALADLENGGPGPLVKALLADGRAVLAFDAFLTGEHHAPGKRTDRLKKSFPDTFLPTDTAYCVQDTLTAIAYARGGEYARGPVDLIGIGNGGLWCAFAAAVDSEVRAIVVDANRFAADDDAAWAAGPYIPSIRSLGDIATALTLAAPRALAVFNATEAWLAAAQPYATITGKAADAVVVSGETTPESIVAALQ
- a CDS encoding antibiotic biosynthesis monooxygenase, with protein sequence MSESPFAILPEPPYYAVIFPSQRTDGDNGYEAMAARMVELAKQQPGYLGIESARGADGFGISVSYWESLEAIAAWKRNAEHRAAQDSGKRIWYSRFELRVAKVERAHGSSETAT
- a CDS encoding helix-turn-helix domain-containing protein, with protein sequence MSRNTPLRNRVKELRERLNVRQSELAREAGVTRQTIIAIEKGRLNPSILISLKIAKLLREPVDYIFYLQPGFDYEQEARENANRPKRGRKKRAPAAPVGEPSVAAAPPVAEPARVAPSVEKTQPSPEPALPKEPSRIEPAPAPAKKSASAPTVDKDAQKGDDAKTGQAIWDFF
- a CDS encoding TolC family protein, with product MIAVSLFLILAAAEPEAAQFYAPNEELRAYLLEAGENHPELRALHEEWLAALERIPQAKSLDDPMFGFTYILQAPAGWGRYSAMLSQMFPWFGTLRKRGEKAAVEADAALARFCTARNMVFGEVKKAYFDYAYLAESVRVVEAQVEVLKFTEDIVRSRYSLGISPQEDLLRVQIEQTKLQDRYDEYNQYRPALSARLCAMIGREPGEDLPWPQAADLPAPPPPAPIILARMRVANPTLNEADLKIESSEIEIELARKKRFPDAKLGIEYMDMTDVRNMSRPGPFLDAVEASRELSMPARVALPSLPDPNATPVERIVGAVDGVRTFRTEAFERSIGGTMNLNDLVMLENAFDNIKMKDQVGVTLEFNLPIYRKRIKAAIEEARHMHAASQHDKQKRTQMLNAEAKMALFAYQDGARRLKLYEESLIPQAEKTYEAVQVTYSSGDINADFLDLLMSAQTLLDFDLEKARAARDVQIAAADLEVVMGGPWEAAVADAEADSIATTHESTTDTKPADEEKPAASADTQPDNKSAGVSSEDSPEPVAEPETTK